One part of the Musa acuminata AAA Group cultivar baxijiao chromosome BXJ1-5, Cavendish_Baxijiao_AAA, whole genome shotgun sequence genome encodes these proteins:
- the LOC135674371 gene encoding AP-3 complex subunit mu-like isoform X2, whose amino-acid sequence MESYSWHARRSRCHHLWVSRVADVLTDYLGGLNEDLIKDNFIIVYELLDEMMDNGFPLTTEPNILREMITPPNIVSKMLSVVTGKNSNVSTRLPDATASCIPWRKTNMKHASNEVYVNLVEEMDAVFSRDGALVKCEIYGEVQVDSHLPGLPDLTLSFSNPSILNDMRFHPCVRFRPWESDQILSFVPPDGEFKLMTYRVKKLKSTPIYVKPQLTSDTGNCHINVLVGVRNDPGKTIDSITVQFQLPFCVASANLTSNHGTVNILADKTCSWSIGQIPKDKSPSLSGNLVLVTGLDRLHVFPVFQVGFKIMGVALSGLQIHKLDIKNAPSQPYKGFRALTQAGEYEVRS is encoded by the exons ATGGAATCATATTCTTGGCATGCACGCAGGTCGAGATGCCACCACTTATGGGTATCGAG AGTCGCAGATGTTCTGACTGATTATCTAGGAGGATTAAATGAGGACTTGATTAAAGACAATTTCATAATTGTATATGAG CTTTTGGATGAAATGATGGACAATGGTTTTCCGCTGACAACAGAACCAAATATCTTGAGGGAGATGATAACCCCGCCAAATATTGTTAGCAAAATGTTGAGTGTTGTGACTGGTAAAAATTCCAATGTCAGCACCAGACTTCCTGATGCCACAGCATCTTGTATTCCTTGGAGAAAAACTAACATGAAGCATGCAAGCAATGAAGTTTATGTTAACCTTGTTGAGGAGATGGATGCAGTCTTTAGCAG AGATGGTGCCTTGGTGAAATGCGAGATATATGGTGAAGTTCAAGTAGATTCTCATCTCCCGGGTCTTCCTGATTTGACTTTGTCATTTTCAAACCCTTCAATCTTAAATGACATGAGATTCCATCCATGTGTTCGCTTTCGGCCTTGGGAATCAGATCAAATCCTTTCTTTTGTGCCTCCTGATGGGGAATTTAAGCTGATGACTTACAG GGTTAAAAAGCTGAAGAGCACACCAATCTATGTGAAGCCACAGTTGACTTCAGATACTGGGAATTGCCATATTAATGTTTTGGTTGGAGTACGCAATGATCCTGGAAAGACAATCGACTCTATAACAGTACAATTTCAGCTGCCATTTTGTGTTGCATCAGCAAACTTAACCTCAAACCATGGTACAGTTAACATTCTGGCTGACAAG acATGCAGTTGGTCAATCGGACAAATACCCAAAGACAAATCCCCATCCCTGTCAGGAAATTTAGTTCTTGTGACAGGTCTGGATAGATTGCATGTTTTCCCTGTTTTCCAAGTTGGATTCAAGATTATGGGGGTTGCACTCTCAGGCTTGCAAATACATAAATTGGATATAAAAAATGCACCAAGCCAACCTTACAAAGGTTTCCGAGCCCTCACTCAAGCTGGAGAATACGAAGTGAGGTCCTGA
- the LOC135674372 gene encoding nicotianamine synthase 3-like: protein MGNEEELLVQRISEICDSISKLPSLSPSEEVDNLFTELVHLCIPVIPIEVVKLSSEVQAMRSKLIKLCGEAEGLLESHYSDVLTSFDNPLDHLSLFPYYSNYLKLSHLEYSLLSSYVASPPARVAFVGSGPLPLSSVVLAARHMQEAELHNYDLDATANARARRLVQGDPGMAARMAFHTEDVLAVTHALRGYDVVFLAALVGIGHDDKIRVVDHLARHMAPGALLVARSAHGARAFLYPVVEPADLKGFEVLTVHHPADEVINSVIVARKPQGGHAACATAVVRPCKYCEMMQGFHHFGHGTMMEEVALEELPS from the coding sequence ATGGGGAACGAAGAAGAGCTGCTTGTCCAAAGGATCTCAGAGATCTGTGACAGCATCTCAAAGCTCCCCAGCCTGAGCCCATCCGAGGAAGTGGACAATCTCTTCACTGAACTGGTCCACTTATGCATCCCTGTGATCCCCATAGAGGTGGTCAAGCTGAGCTCGGAGGTGCAGGCCATGAGATCCAAGCTCATCAAGCTCTGTGGCGAGGCTGAAGGCCTCTTGGAGAGCCACTACTCCGATGTGCTGACTTCTTTCGACAATCCTCTCGACCATTTGAGCCTCTTTCCTTACTACTCCAACTATCTCAAGTTGAGCCATTTGGAGTACTCCCTGCTGTCGAGCTACGTGGCAAGCCCGCCGGCCAGGGTGGCGTTCGTCGGCTCCGGCCCTCTGCCGCTAAGCTCCGTCGTGCTGGCCGCGCGCCACATGCAGGAGGCGGAGCTCCACAACTACGATCTGGACGCGACGGCCAACGCCCGGGCCCGTCGCCTGGTACAGGGCGACCCCGGCATGGCGGCTCGCATGGCGTTCCACACCGAGGACGTCCTCGCCGTGACCCACGCGCTGCGGGGCTATGACGTGGTTTTCCTGGCGGCGCTGGTGGGGATCGGCCACGACGACAAGATCCGCGTGGTGGACCACCTTGCGCGCCACATGGCCCCCGGTGCCCTCCTGGTGGCGCGAAGCGCCCACGGCGCTCGGGCCTTCCTGTACCCGGTGGTGGAGCCGGCGGACCTGAAAGGCTTCGAGGTGCTCACGGTGCACCACCCCGCCGACGAGGTCATCAACTCGGTGATCGTCGCTAGGAAGCCGCAAGGCGGCCATGCAGCCTGCGCGACGGCAGTGGTGAGGCCCTGCAAGTACTGTGAGATGATGCAGGGCTTCCATCACTTTGGCCATGGAACCATGATGGAGGAGGTTGCACTGGAAGAGCTTCCCTCCTGA
- the LOC135674371 gene encoding AP-3 complex subunit mu-like isoform X1 encodes MLQCIFFLSDSGEVMLEKQMTGHRVDRSICAWFWDYVLSQGGDPSKILPVIASPTHYLFQLFRDGIIFLACTQVEMPPLMGIEFLRRVADVLTDYLGGLNEDLIKDNFIIVYELLDEMMDNGFPLTTEPNILREMITPPNIVSKMLSVVTGKNSNVSTRLPDATASCIPWRKTNMKHASNEVYVNLVEEMDAVFSRDGALVKCEIYGEVQVDSHLPGLPDLTLSFSNPSILNDMRFHPCVRFRPWESDQILSFVPPDGEFKLMTYRVKKLKSTPIYVKPQLTSDTGNCHINVLVGVRNDPGKTIDSITVQFQLPFCVASANLTSNHGTVNILADKTCSWSIGQIPKDKSPSLSGNLVLVTGLDRLHVFPVFQVGFKIMGVALSGLQIHKLDIKNAPSQPYKGFRALTQAGEYEVRS; translated from the exons ATGCTTCAGTGTATATTCTTCCTGTCGGATTCCGG GGAGGTCATGCTCGAGAAGCAGATGACGGGGCACCGCGTGGATCGATCCATTTGCGCTTGGTTCTGGGATTATGTCCTCTCCCAAGGCGGTGATCCCTCCAAG ATTTTACCTGTGATTGCATCCCCGACACATTATCTGTTCCAACTCTTTCGTGATGGAATCATATTCTTGGCATGCACGCAGGTCGAGATGCCACCACTTATGGGTATCGAG TTTCTTCGCAGAGTCGCAGATGTTCTGACTGATTATCTAGGAGGATTAAATGAGGACTTGATTAAAGACAATTTCATAATTGTATATGAG CTTTTGGATGAAATGATGGACAATGGTTTTCCGCTGACAACAGAACCAAATATCTTGAGGGAGATGATAACCCCGCCAAATATTGTTAGCAAAATGTTGAGTGTTGTGACTGGTAAAAATTCCAATGTCAGCACCAGACTTCCTGATGCCACAGCATCTTGTATTCCTTGGAGAAAAACTAACATGAAGCATGCAAGCAATGAAGTTTATGTTAACCTTGTTGAGGAGATGGATGCAGTCTTTAGCAG AGATGGTGCCTTGGTGAAATGCGAGATATATGGTGAAGTTCAAGTAGATTCTCATCTCCCGGGTCTTCCTGATTTGACTTTGTCATTTTCAAACCCTTCAATCTTAAATGACATGAGATTCCATCCATGTGTTCGCTTTCGGCCTTGGGAATCAGATCAAATCCTTTCTTTTGTGCCTCCTGATGGGGAATTTAAGCTGATGACTTACAG GGTTAAAAAGCTGAAGAGCACACCAATCTATGTGAAGCCACAGTTGACTTCAGATACTGGGAATTGCCATATTAATGTTTTGGTTGGAGTACGCAATGATCCTGGAAAGACAATCGACTCTATAACAGTACAATTTCAGCTGCCATTTTGTGTTGCATCAGCAAACTTAACCTCAAACCATGGTACAGTTAACATTCTGGCTGACAAG acATGCAGTTGGTCAATCGGACAAATACCCAAAGACAAATCCCCATCCCTGTCAGGAAATTTAGTTCTTGTGACAGGTCTGGATAGATTGCATGTTTTCCCTGTTTTCCAAGTTGGATTCAAGATTATGGGGGTTGCACTCTCAGGCTTGCAAATACATAAATTGGATATAAAAAATGCACCAAGCCAACCTTACAAAGGTTTCCGAGCCCTCACTCAAGCTGGAGAATACGAAGTGAGGTCCTGA
- the LOC135675111 gene encoding transcription factor MYB2-like — translation MEFHGKSCGGEEELDLRRGPWTVDEDLILVNYITVHGEGRWNSLARCAGLKRTGKSCRLRWLNYLRPDVRRGNITPEEQLLILELHCRWGNRWSKIAQHLPGRTDNEIKNYWRTRVQKHAKQLKCDVNSKQFKDVVRYLWIPHLVERIRATSGGPTAAAYENVAVPVTSGPPENSSTAGSSSLDTLGTQFSPPAVSDGFAAGGTQGGEDNSADVSQLGEFLPIPDGYADLEFPDFDQGMWGDNLWTVEDVWLQQQF, via the exons ATGGAGTTCCATGGGAAGAGTTGTGGTGGTGAGGAGGAGCTGGACTTGCGAAGAGGGCCTTGGACTGTGGATGAGGACCTTATTCTGGTGAATTATATTACTGTTCATGGCGAGGGGCGTTGGAATTCTCTGGCTCGTTGCGCAG GACTGAAAAGAACTGGAAAGAGCTGCCGGCTCCGATGGCTCAActaccttcggcccgacgtccggcGCGGCAACATCACTCCGGAGGAGCAGCTCCTCATCCTGGAGCTCCACTGCCGCTGGGGAAACCG GTGGTCCAAGATAGCGCAACACTTGCCGGGGaggaccgacaacgagatcaagaactactggaggacGAGGGTGCAGAAGCACGCGAAGCAGCTCAAGTGCGACGTCAACAGCAAGCAGTTCAAGGACGTCGTGAGATACCTGTGGATACCTCACCTCGTCGAGAGGATCCGCGCGACCTCCGGCGGCCCCACGGCCGCCGCGTACGAGAATGTGGCGGTGCCGGTTACCAGCGGTCCGCCGGAGAACTCAAGCACGGCCGGGTCGTCGTCGCTGGACACGCTCGGGACTCAATTCTCGCCGCCTGCGGTTTCCGACGGCTTCGCAGCCGGCGGCACGCAGGGGGGTGAGGATAACAGCGCTGACGTGAGCCAGCTCGGTGAGTTCCTGCCGATCCCGGACGGGTATGCTGACCTGGAGTTTCCGGACTTCGATCAAGGGATGTGGGGAGACAACTTGTGGACTGTGGAAGACGTGTGGCTGCAGCAACAGTTTTAA
- the LOC135674373 gene encoding uncharacterized protein LOC135674373 produces MDLHSPQIRLLLLVGGLIALSMAAEKFREFVGEEAASKSGKFTFLNCFDMGSGSLSCVVKEGVKLYAYNIRSAHVEGIRQRETEIALTEALTEGLTASMAAKKAQKAGTKAAKEASRQAKRITGPLISSGWDFFEALYFGGTLTEGFLRGTGTLSGAYAVGYHGEQRLGRLGYLMGSHLGSWIGGRIGLMVYDVVNGLDYLLHSVQPEEDTSFFTDTGGSGSEDAYNTGKDIVYQSASELNGYYESVTENSEDSET; encoded by the exons ATGGATCTCCACAGCCCGCAGATCCGGCTCCTGTTACTCGTAGGTGGTCTCATCGCTCTCAGCATGGCAG CGGAGAAATTCAGGGAATTTGTTGGAGAAGAAGCTGCATCCAAAAGTGGGAAGTTCAcatttttgaattgtttcgacatGGGATCTGGGAGTCTTTCCTGTGTAGTCAAAGAGGGTGTCAAACTCTATGCGTACAACATCCGAAGTGCACATGTTGAAGGAATAAGACAACGAGAAACAGAGATTGCTCTGACTGAAGCTTTGACGGAAGGTCTGACCGCAAGCATGGCTGCAAAGAAGGCTCAGAAAGCTGGCACAAAAGCTGCAAAGGAGGCTTCCAGGCAAGCCAAGCGCATTACAGGTCCACTCATATCATCAGGGTGGGACTTCTTTGAAGCCTTATACTTTGGAGGAACCTTGACAGAGGGCTTCCTCAGAGGTACCGGTACTTTATCTGGGGCCTATGCAGTTGGTTACCATGGTGAGCAGAGACTGGGAAGATTGGGTTATCTTATGGGAAGTCATCTTGGTAGCTGGATTGGAGGAAGGATAGGATTGATGGTATATGATGTTGTAAATGGATTGGATTACTTGCTTCATTCTGTCCAACCAGAAGAAGATACGAGTTTTTTCACTGATACTGGGGGTTCTGGCTCTGAGGATGCATATAACACAGGAAAAGATATCGTGTATCAGAGCGCTAGTGAACTAAATGGTTATTATGAAAGTGTGACTGAAAATTCTGAAGATTCTGAAACTTAG